A genomic region of Micromonospora sp. NBRC 110009 contains the following coding sequences:
- a CDS encoding MFS transporter: MRTVLRRPDFRLLFAAVLASMAAESVLLLALAVWVKDLTGADGMAGATIFAIIAPMTLAPLVGWLVDRYRRRPFFVVANLGAAVLLGPLLAVRDRADVWIIYVVAVLYGLSYITLSAVLSGLIQHLVPSELLADANGVLQTVRQGLRLVGPLAGAGIYAAVGGWLLVALAMTGFLAAAAVVGLLRVTETAPGGADLRWPAELGAGLRHLSGEPALRRALLGYGLGSLVMGFTESLIFAYVDQGLRRDVAFVGVLVTVQGIGGLVGGLLSATVVRRTGEVGTLAAGVTFFGPAALALAYPRLWLGVLALLLAGVSLPLTMVGLNTLVQRRTPPGLLGRVAAASEALVSGPQAVSIGTGALLVGVLDYRLLFALVGVVTIAAGLYLWRGRRLTPPSVPVRRPVPAPRRPVEAALAAVVGDHEVVAATRCRRAR; this comes from the coding sequence ATGCGCACCGTCCTGCGCCGACCCGACTTCCGTCTGCTCTTCGCCGCGGTGCTGGCCAGCATGGCGGCCGAGTCCGTGTTGCTGCTGGCCCTCGCCGTCTGGGTGAAGGACCTCACCGGAGCGGACGGCATGGCCGGGGCGACGATCTTCGCCATCATCGCGCCGATGACGCTGGCGCCGCTGGTCGGCTGGCTGGTCGACCGCTACCGCCGCCGGCCGTTCTTCGTGGTCGCCAACCTCGGCGCGGCGGTGCTGCTCGGCCCGCTCCTCGCGGTTCGGGACCGGGCCGACGTCTGGATCATCTACGTGGTGGCGGTGCTGTACGGGCTGTCGTACATCACGTTGAGCGCGGTGCTGAGCGGGCTGATCCAGCACCTGGTGCCCAGCGAGCTGCTGGCCGACGCCAACGGCGTGCTGCAGACCGTCCGGCAGGGCCTGCGGCTGGTCGGCCCGCTCGCCGGGGCGGGGATCTACGCCGCCGTCGGTGGCTGGCTGCTGGTGGCCCTCGCGATGACCGGCTTCCTCGCCGCCGCGGCCGTCGTCGGCCTGCTCCGGGTCACCGAGACCGCGCCGGGCGGCGCCGACCTGCGCTGGCCGGCCGAGCTGGGGGCCGGGCTGCGGCACCTGTCCGGCGAGCCGGCGCTGCGCCGGGCCCTGCTCGGCTACGGGCTGGGCTCGCTGGTGATGGGCTTCACCGAGTCGCTGATCTTCGCGTACGTCGACCAGGGGCTGCGCCGGGACGTGGCGTTCGTCGGCGTGCTGGTCACCGTGCAGGGGATCGGCGGGCTGGTCGGCGGGCTGCTCTCGGCGACCGTGGTGCGCCGGACCGGGGAGGTGGGCACGCTCGCCGCCGGGGTGACCTTCTTCGGGCCGGCCGCGCTGGCGCTGGCGTACCCCCGGCTCTGGCTGGGTGTGCTGGCGCTGCTGCTGGCCGGGGTGTCGCTGCCGCTGACCATGGTGGGGCTGAACACGCTGGTCCAGCGGCGCACCCCGCCCGGGCTGCTCGGTCGGGTCGCCGCCGCGTCGGAGGCGCTGGTCAGCGGCCCGCAGGCGGTCTCCATCGGCACCGGCGCGCTGCTCGTCGGCGTCCTCGACTACCGCCTGCTCTTCGCCCTGGTCGGGGTGGTCACCATCGCGGCCGGCCTCTACCTGTGGCGCGGCCGCCGGCTCACCCCGCCGTCCGTGCCCGTCCGCCGGCCCGTCCCCGCTCCCCGCCGCCCGGTGGAGGCCGCCCTGGCGGCCGTGGTCGGCGATCACGAGGTGGTCGCCGCGACCCGCTGTCGGCGGGCGCGGTGA
- a CDS encoding mycoredoxin, producing the protein MLTMYSTSWCGYCHRLKSQLDREGIAYEVVDIEQDTKAAEFVMSVNGGNQTVPTLRFDDGSALTNPSIIQVKQHLAGIAG; encoded by the coding sequence ATGTTGACGATGTATTCCACCTCGTGGTGCGGCTACTGCCACCGGCTGAAGTCGCAGCTCGACCGGGAGGGCATCGCGTACGAGGTGGTCGACATCGAGCAGGACACGAAGGCCGCGGAGTTCGTGATGAGCGTCAACGGCGGCAACCAGACCGTGCCGACGCTGCGCTTCGACGACGGCAGTGCCCTGACCAACCCCTCGATCATCCAGGTCAAGCAGCACCTCGCCGGCATCGCCGGCTGA
- a CDS encoding ATP-dependent DNA helicase UvrD2, with protein MVVHSAAQRVLAGLDPEQRSAVTASAGPVCILAGAGTGKTRAVTSRIAHRALSGEISARHVLAVTFTARAAAEMRARLTALGVGGVQARTFHAAALRQVRYFAPRLLEGRAMPELLDSKVRVVTLAAAKVGLRADRAAARDLAGEIEWAKSSLVEPGEYVVAAAKALRETPYEPTKVAEVFAAYERLKRGNGVIDFEDMLRAAVWGIEEHTDVAEQVRGQYRHFVVDEYQDVNPLQQRLLEAWLGGRDDLTVVGDASQTIYSFTGATSSYLVDFPRRYRGATVVRLVRDYRSTPQVVGLANAVISQARGSEARLRLELHGQRPPGPEPELRIFTDEPAEANAVAARCRALVDGGTPAREIAVLFRTNAQSEAYEKALTEAEVPYVVQGAERFFERPEVRQAMVALRAATRSIPGETPLPAAVVEGLGAVGWAPDAPPAGGAARERWEALAALVQLAEEYAATPEVVPIGEAVAIERPVTLADFNEELARRAAQQHVPTVEGVTLASLHSAKGLEWDAVFLVGLAEGTLPTTYAKTPEQVEEERRLLYVGITRAREWLWLSYAAARSPGGRARRPSRFLPQLDRSGGGERAGAGAARRTERRRTQVVSCRICGATLLAGADRKLGRCPTCPSDIDEELYERLREWRQRVAGAQKVPPYVVFTDATLTALAERKPGRTEELIAIAGIGPRKLGLYGDTVLALVAGAPVDEVCPQKSFEI; from the coding sequence GTGGTGGTTCACTCAGCGGCGCAACGCGTGCTGGCCGGACTGGATCCGGAGCAGCGCTCCGCGGTGACCGCCTCGGCCGGCCCGGTCTGCATCCTGGCCGGCGCCGGGACCGGCAAGACCCGGGCGGTGACCTCGCGGATCGCCCACCGCGCGCTCAGCGGGGAGATCTCCGCCCGGCATGTGCTGGCGGTCACCTTCACCGCCCGCGCCGCCGCCGAGATGCGGGCCCGGCTCACCGCGCTGGGGGTCGGCGGTGTCCAGGCCCGCACCTTCCATGCCGCCGCGCTGCGCCAGGTGCGCTACTTCGCGCCCCGCCTGCTCGAGGGGCGGGCCATGCCGGAGCTGTTGGACAGCAAGGTCCGGGTGGTCACCCTGGCCGCCGCCAAGGTCGGCCTGCGCGCCGACCGGGCCGCCGCCCGCGACCTGGCCGGCGAGATCGAGTGGGCCAAGTCGTCGCTGGTCGAGCCGGGCGAGTACGTGGTGGCCGCGGCCAAGGCGCTGCGCGAGACCCCGTACGAGCCGACGAAGGTGGCCGAGGTCTTCGCCGCGTACGAGCGGCTCAAGCGCGGCAACGGAGTGATCGACTTCGAGGACATGCTGCGCGCCGCCGTCTGGGGGATCGAGGAACACACCGACGTCGCCGAGCAGGTCCGGGGCCAGTACCGGCACTTCGTCGTCGACGAGTACCAGGACGTCAACCCGCTCCAGCAGCGGCTGCTGGAGGCGTGGCTCGGCGGCCGGGACGACCTCACCGTGGTCGGCGACGCCAGCCAGACCATCTACTCGTTCACCGGCGCCACCTCGTCCTACCTGGTCGACTTCCCGCGCCGCTACCGCGGCGCCACGGTGGTCCGGCTGGTCCGCGACTACCGCTCCACCCCGCAGGTGGTCGGGCTGGCCAACGCGGTGATCTCCCAGGCCCGGGGCAGCGAGGCGCGGCTGCGGCTGGAGCTGCACGGCCAGCGCCCACCGGGCCCGGAACCCGAGCTGCGGATCTTCACGGACGAGCCGGCCGAGGCCAACGCGGTCGCCGCCCGGTGCCGGGCGCTGGTCGACGGGGGCACCCCGGCCCGGGAGATCGCGGTGCTGTTCCGCACCAACGCGCAGTCCGAGGCGTACGAGAAGGCGCTCACCGAGGCCGAGGTGCCGTACGTGGTGCAGGGGGCGGAACGCTTCTTCGAACGGCCCGAGGTGCGCCAGGCGATGGTGGCGTTGCGGGCCGCCACCCGGTCCATCCCGGGCGAGACCCCGCTGCCAGCCGCCGTCGTGGAGGGGCTCGGCGCGGTGGGCTGGGCCCCGGACGCGCCCCCGGCCGGCGGCGCCGCCCGGGAGCGGTGGGAGGCGCTCGCCGCCCTGGTCCAGCTCGCCGAGGAGTACGCGGCGACGCCCGAGGTGGTGCCGATCGGGGAGGCCGTGGCCATCGAGCGGCCGGTGACGCTGGCCGACTTCAACGAGGAACTGGCGCGCCGGGCGGCCCAGCAGCACGTGCCCACGGTCGAGGGGGTGACCCTGGCCTCGCTGCACTCGGCCAAGGGCCTGGAGTGGGACGCGGTCTTCCTGGTCGGCCTCGCCGAGGGCACCCTCCCCACCACGTACGCGAAGACCCCGGAGCAGGTCGAGGAGGAGCGGCGGCTGCTCTACGTCGGGATCACCCGGGCGCGGGAGTGGCTCTGGCTGTCGTACGCCGCGGCCCGGTCGCCGGGTGGGCGGGCCCGGCGGCCCTCTCGCTTCCTGCCGCAGCTCGACCGCTCCGGCGGCGGCGAGCGGGCCGGCGCGGGCGCGGCCCGGCGGACCGAGCGGCGGCGCACCCAGGTGGTCTCCTGCCGGATCTGCGGGGCCACCCTGCTCGCCGGCGCGGACCGGAAGCTGGGGCGCTGCCCGACCTGTCCGTCCGATATCGACGAAGAGCTGTACGAGCGGCTGCGCGAGTGGCGGCAGCGGGTGGCCGGGGCGCAGAAGGTGCCGCCGTACGTCGTCTTCACCGACGCCACGCTCACCGCGCTGGCCGAGCGGAAGCCGGGCCGCACCGAGGAGCTGATCGCGATCGCCGGAATCGGCCCCCGCAAACTGGGACTTTACGGGGATACGGTGCTGGCCCTGGTGGCCGGCGCACCGGTCGACGAGGTCTGCCCGCAGAAAAGTTTCGAAATCTAG
- a CDS encoding WhiB family transcriptional regulator, translating into MSLALAPLDVSVEVEANLPCRKFDPDLWFSDSPAELELAKSLCGDCPLRVECLAGAVERAEPWGVWGGEIFERGAVVPRKRPRGRPRKEDLARDAQLRVEAEARLAASGLSESRSSVRLAA; encoded by the coding sequence ATGAGTCTGGCGTTGGCCCCGCTCGACGTGAGCGTCGAGGTGGAGGCGAACCTGCCCTGCCGGAAGTTCGACCCCGACCTGTGGTTCTCCGACTCGCCTGCCGAGCTCGAGCTGGCCAAGTCGCTCTGCGGGGACTGCCCGCTGCGCGTCGAGTGCCTTGCCGGCGCGGTGGAGCGGGCCGAGCCCTGGGGCGTCTGGGGCGGCGAGATCTTCGAGCGTGGCGCGGTCGTTCCGCGCAAGCGGCCCCGGGGCCGTCCGCGCAAGGAGGACCTCGCCCGTGACGCCCAGCTTCGGGTCGAGGCGGAGGCGCGACTGGCGGCCAGCGGGCTGTCCGAGTCGCGTAGCTCCGTCCGGCTGGCAGCCTGA
- a CDS encoding ABC1 kinase family protein, with translation MTDIPRRAVSRTAKLAALPLGFAGRTVLGMGKRVTGLASDVISAEIQQRTAEQLFSVLGQLKGGAMKFGQALSVFEAALPEEIAAPYRQALTKLQEAAPPLPAASVHKVLAEQLGPDWRDRFVEFNDTPAAAASIGQVHRAVWRDPGYGPSGGPKHRDVAVKIQYPGAGDALLADLKQLSRLGGMFRAIQPGLDVKPLLVELRERITEELDYELEAESQRAFAAAYADDPDIYIPEVLDSSPRVLITEWVEGTPLAEIIRDGTEEQRDEAGRLMAELHLSAPMRAGLLHADPHPGNFRLLPDGRLGVIDFGAVARMPEGTPEPIGRIAALALRGDAEGVAAGLRSEGFVSSTEPIDAQAVLDFLRPMLEPIAAEEFRFTRAWLRSEAARLANPRSAAYQLSRQLNLPPSYLMIHRVTLGSIGVLCQLEAKAPYRAILERWLPGFAPVS, from the coding sequence GTGACCGACATCCCGCGCCGCGCCGTCTCCCGGACCGCCAAGCTCGCCGCCCTGCCGCTCGGTTTCGCCGGCCGGACGGTGCTCGGCATGGGCAAGCGGGTCACCGGGCTGGCGTCCGACGTCATCTCCGCCGAGATCCAGCAGCGCACCGCCGAGCAGTTGTTCAGCGTCCTTGGGCAGCTCAAGGGCGGGGCGATGAAGTTCGGTCAGGCGCTGTCGGTCTTCGAGGCGGCCCTGCCCGAGGAGATCGCCGCCCCCTACCGGCAGGCGCTCACCAAGCTCCAGGAGGCGGCGCCGCCGCTGCCCGCCGCATCCGTGCACAAGGTCCTCGCCGAGCAGCTCGGGCCCGACTGGCGCGACCGGTTCGTGGAGTTCAACGACACCCCGGCCGCCGCGGCCAGCATCGGCCAGGTGCACCGCGCGGTCTGGCGGGACCCGGGCTACGGCCCGAGCGGCGGCCCGAAGCATCGCGACGTGGCCGTGAAGATCCAGTACCCGGGCGCCGGGGACGCGCTGCTCGCCGACCTGAAGCAGCTCTCCCGGCTGGGCGGCATGTTCCGGGCGATCCAGCCCGGGCTGGACGTCAAGCCGCTCCTGGTCGAGCTGCGCGAGCGGATCACCGAGGAGCTGGACTACGAGCTGGAGGCCGAGTCGCAGCGCGCCTTCGCCGCCGCGTACGCCGACGACCCGGACATCTACATCCCCGAGGTGCTGGACTCCTCGCCCCGGGTCCTGATCACTGAGTGGGTCGAGGGCACCCCGCTGGCGGAGATCATCCGGGACGGCACCGAGGAGCAGCGCGACGAGGCCGGCCGGCTGATGGCCGAGCTGCACCTCTCCGCGCCGATGCGGGCCGGGCTGCTGCACGCCGACCCGCACCCGGGCAACTTCCGGCTGCTGCCCGACGGCCGGCTCGGCGTGATCGACTTCGGCGCGGTGGCCCGGATGCCGGAGGGCACCCCTGAGCCGATCGGCCGGATCGCCGCGCTGGCGCTGCGCGGCGACGCGGAAGGGGTGGCGGCCGGGCTGCGGAGCGAGGGCTTCGTCAGCTCCACCGAGCCGATCGACGCCCAGGCGGTGCTCGACTTCCTCCGCCCGATGCTGGAGCCGATCGCCGCCGAGGAGTTCCGGTTCACCCGGGCCTGGCTGCGGTCCGAGGCCGCCCGCCTGGCCAATCCCCGCTCGGCGGCCTACCAGCTCAGCCGCCAGCTCAACCTGCCCCCCTCGTACCTGATGATCCACCGGGTGACGCTCGGCTCGATCGGCGTGCTCTGCCAACTGGAGGCGAAGGCGCCGTACCGGGCGATCCTGGAGCGCTGGCTGCCCGGCTTCGCCCCGGTGAGCTGA
- a CDS encoding DUF5679 domain-containing protein, whose product MADQAQTYNGYCVKCKEKRDFEGRVEVSKTGMNMAKGKCPVCGTTVNRILGKAKV is encoded by the coding sequence GTGGCCGACCAGGCCCAGACCTACAACGGTTACTGCGTGAAGTGCAAGGAGAAGCGGGACTTCGAGGGCCGCGTGGAGGTCTCGAAGACCGGCATGAACATGGCCAAGGGCAAGTGCCCGGTGTGCGGCACAACAGTGAACCGCATCCTGGGCAAGGCCAAGGTCTGA